The genomic window TTTTTTAGCTTTGGCTAAAAAGCAGCTCCACTTGCGAGTCGAAGCTATTTTagaaaaatatttataaaatagcttcttgataaaaatgatgaaaatGTCTAAAAtacatttttatttatttttctcatTTCTATTTATTTTGGGTTTTTTTTGAGAATTtcctgtgtgccattaaaaaaatcGCAATACCCTGTATGCTtctgaaaaagttcagcggtcttcagcgtcactgctccaacttttttgtgccctccatgccactgtcgTCAATTTTGGCTCTAACTCCGTCAAACTGCatgtgtgaaaagtcgaaaatacccttaagtctaaatatgtcattaatttttttgagcatcttaacgactttaaatgaaaaaactcaaaaataGAAAgctgtagatctcatcgagatctataattttcatataaaaattattttcatttaatttcacaaaaaatatgatttgatatgattaatatatcttagaaaaatcatatttgtttttttgcgaaattaaatgaaaataattttcatataaaaattatagatcttgatgagatctacaactttctagttttgagttttttcatttgaagtcgttaagatgctcaaaaaattaataacatatttagacttaagggtatttttgattTTTCACCCTGCTGTTTGACGGGTTAAAGCCCAAACTGACAGATAGTGGTATAGGATGGCacaaaaaaaattagaacaatGACGCTGAATACCACTGAATTTTTCCGGACGGTCATTGCGATTTTTTTTTGAcacgagtttttttttttcgGTTAGAGGTGAAGTTCGTCCGTATCCGTATCTCTTTCTGCGTCACCCTTTTAATTTCCTCGGCTCGCCGTATCCTTTTTTTTCATCGCGTCCGATCCCGCCGCCGCGAATCCACTACCCGACGCCGCCACCCACGCGCCAGCGCCACGGCTCCCCCGGCCCCTCCGCCCGTCCGCGATCCGACGCCGCCACCCGCGTCCCCGCACCGCCGCGCCCCCGGCCCGCGCCACCACGCCCCCGGTAGAATCTCTACCAAACGCCCCCTAGATCCGCCTCTGGTCGTCGGAGAAGCAAATCCCATCCCATCCATGGCGTCGGCGTCGGAGCAGATCCCATCGCCACCCACCTACAGGTTCCGGCCTACGAAGCGCGAGCTCGTCGAGTTCTACCTCCTCCCGCGCGCCCGTGGCCAGGACCCATTCCCCGGCGTCATCTTCGAGGACGACGCGGCGGGGAGCACGCTGCCCTGGGACCTCTTCGAGCGCCACGGCGTGGGGAGCGAGGATGAGGCCTACTTCATCGTGCGCGGCAGCGAAGCCAAGAAACCCGGCGCCCGCCAGGACCGCGGCTGCGATGGCGGCGTCGGGACGTGGAAGATGCAGAGCAGCCTCGAGAAGTGCCTGCGCGTCCGCGGCAAGAGGATCAAAATCCACGTCAGCAACCTCAACCTGCACATGGGCAAAGGCAAGAACAGCGGCAGCGTGGGGTGGGTGATGCACGAGTACACCATCGCCGCGCCGCCCTGCCCGTCGCCCGTCAAGATCTGCCACATTGCCTTCAGCGGCCACGGCCGGAAGCGCATGCGCGTGCCGGATGGCCAATAAGTCCGGCAGAGCCCTCTTCTTGGCAGCAGCGACTTTCAGGGCTTCCCGTCCGCAGTGTCAGAGCAGCACACCGGGTTGGAGGCGCAGGTGCCGACAACAGAGCAGCAGGACACCGTGGCGCCGCAGTTGATGGTCCAACAATCTACCATGCCGATGGTGCAGCAGCTGTCTGAAGGAGAACTGGAGTTCTGGAGCTCGATAGGGGTTGATGTGCAGAGCAATAACAGTTTTGAGCAGGAGCACTCCACAGGGGTCCAGAGCAGCTGTGTGGTGTCCAACAACGGTGCCATGGCAACAGGGGTCCCGAGCAGCTGGGTGGTGCCCAACACCGGGGCCATGGCAACAGGGGTGCAGAGTAGCTGGGTGGCAGGAGACCTTGATGATTTCTGCAGGTCATTACTGGCTAATGTGCGGACCAACTGTGCGGCGCCGAGCTTCGGCAACATGGCCACCGGAGCGCTGGGCGGTGGCTGCTCGTTGATCTGTAAGTAGAAGAAGAGTACTTTCTGGTCAAGAACTAACTCAGGAATCAGTTCGGAGCCAAGGTGCATGAAGCAATTTTCTAGTCTCTGGTCAAGAAGCTGTTCGGAGATATGCTCGGGGGCTGTGCTAGGAGGCTGCAccacatttttttttttttagttaGGACTAGGAtgtaagggtgtgtttagttcacgaaatttAGAAATTTGACTACGGtagtacttttgtttttatttgataattagtgttcaatcatggactaattaggctcaaaacgttcatctcgtgatttgcaattaaactgtgcaattagttttttttttgtctatatttaatgcttcatgcacgtatcgtaagattcgatgtgatggatactgtagcattttttgggaaaccttttgaaaactaaacacagcctaaagcAGATTGCACTCTGCAGtgtcttaggccttgtttagttggcgaaattttatgggaaatggtactgtagcactttcgttgttatttgataattagtgttcaatcatagtctaattaggcttaaaagattcgtcacgtgaatttcgtctaaactgtgtaattagttttattttttatttatatttaatgctttgtgcatgcgtccaaagattcgatgtgacgaaaaattttgtaaaattttacaaaattttggaaactaaacaggcacttatgaagtttattatttagtagtggaAGGCCACCCACTAATGTAACCATTACTCATTTTGTAGCCCTATCCTTCTATCATTTTTTTAGCCAAGGAGCATGGGGCAACAGTCGCTATTATTTTGTAGCCACCCACTCATGTAACCATTATAGTACCTAAATCTATGGGTCCATATATGTAATGTTAAGTTCTTCCCTATAATCTTCAGTTCATAATTGCCCAGGAGTTTGTAGTAACTTTTAGAATGGCTTGAATTACAAATGAATAACGCCTTGTTCGGCTGGGgcaggctggctggctgggctggccaggCTCCTCACATGGACACTGTTCTAatgaaccagccagcagtacttctctctcacataaacgaaccagcaacgatacgaatcagccaaccgaacagactgtAAGAGTCCATAGCAGTAGTGGTCTGCTACTCTATTTGCTAAAGCTTattcataccaaggatcttcCCTGATCACGTGAGCTAAGATCCCCAGCCcatgaattatttactgctggctggtttggtatgagagaaaaacactgttctcgactggaaatttacgatcgtttacgagcaagccaAC from Miscanthus floridulus cultivar M001 chromosome 11, ASM1932011v1, whole genome shotgun sequence includes these protein-coding regions:
- the LOC136491930 gene encoding NAC domain-containing protein 2-like; the encoded protein is MASASEQIPSPPTYRFRPTKRELVEFYLLPRARGQDPFPGVIFEDDAAGSTLPWDLFERHGVGSEDEAYFIVRGSEAKKPGARQDRGCDGGVGTWKMQSSLEKCLRVRGKRIKIHVSNLNLHMGKGKNSGSVGWVMHEYTIAAPPCPSPVKICHIAFSGHGRKRMRVPDGQ